Proteins from a genomic interval of Arachis hypogaea cultivar Tifrunner chromosome 10, arahy.Tifrunner.gnm2.J5K5, whole genome shotgun sequence:
- the LOC112714892 gene encoding soyasaponin III rhamnosyltransferase: protein MEKSSDLTKSMAKPLHVAMLPWLAMGHVYPCFEIAKILAQYGHFSTLISTPSIIDRLPKLPPHLSPFLKFTKLPLSPFIDTNHLNQDAESTMVIPSNKLYYLKTAFDSLQDSVSQVIKAQTPDWVFYDFAASWLPQICRNLQIPCAYFSPCPAWTICFFDTPMEQLGGDVDAATRTKPEDYYGPPKWVPFPTKIGLRPHEVKKLMEDVTVNETGASPVFDLNRANSACDMFVIRSSRDLEPEWLDYLAEFYKKPVVPVGLLPPQASDAKEDNTNIDSPDWIQIKAWLDTQKGSSVVYIAFGSEVKLSQENLHELALGIEDSGLPFFWVLRNLQKGLVELPDGFEDRTKDRGIVWKTWAPQARILAHGSVGGCLTHCGSGSMIENLYFGHVLVMLPFLLDQGLYARVMEEKKVGIEIPRKEEDGSFTRSSVAKALRLAMVDEEGSAYRKNAKDMGNKFSNKDVNNHYIVDFIASLHNHKFV from the coding sequence ATGGAGAAGTCATCAGATCTAACCAAAAGCATGGCGAAACCACTTCACGTTGCAATGCTCCCATGGCTAGCCATGGGACATGTTTATCCATGTTTCGAGATCGCTAAGATTCTGGCACAGTACGGTCACTTCTCAACTCTCATATCCACACCATCAATCATAGATCGCCTCCCCAAACTCCCACCACACCTCTCcccattcctcaaattcaccaagCTTCCATTGTCACCCTTCATTGACACCAACCACCTCAATCAAGATGCGGAATCCACCATGGTCATTCCCTCCAACAAGCTCTATTACCTCAAGACAGCCTTTGATTCCCTCCAAGATTCAGTTTCCCAGGTAATCAAGGCCCAAACCCCTGattgggttttctatgattttgcaGCTAGTTGGTTACCACAGATATGTAGGAATCTTCAGATTCCCTGTGCATATTTCAGTCCTTGTCCTGCCTGGACCATTTGCTTCTTTGACACCCCAATGGAGCAATTGGGTGGTGATGTTGATGCTGCTACAAGAACAAAGCCTGAAGACTACTATGGCCCTCCCAAATGGGTCCCTTTTCCCACCAAGATTGGTTTAAGGCCTCATGAGGTCAAGAAATTGATGGAAGATGTCACTGTTAACGAAACGGGAGCTTCTCCTGTTTTTGATCTCAACAGAGCCAATTCTGCCTGTGACATGTTTGTGATAAGGAGCTCAAGAGATCTTGAACCTGAGTGGTTGGATTATCTTGCTGAGTTTTACAAGAAGCCTGTTGTTCCTGTGGGGTTGCTTCCGCCGCAAGCATCCGATGCTAAAGAAGATAATACTAACATTGATAGCCCTGATTGGATTCAAATCAAGGCATGGTTGGATACACAAAAAGGGTCATCAGTGGTGTACATTGCTTTTGGGAGTGAGGTGAAGCTAAGCCAAGAGAATCTCCATGAATTGGCTCTTGGCATTGAGGATTCTGGTTTGCCTTTCTTTTGGGTCCTGAGGAACCTTCAGAAGGGCCTTGTTGAGTTACCGGATGGGTTCGAAGATAGGACCAAAGATCGCGGCATTGTTTGGAAAACTTGGGCACCACAGGCTAGAATCTTAGCCCATGGATCAGTTGGGGGTTGCTTGACTCACTGTGGTTCTGGTTCAATGATAGAGAATCTTTATTTTGGACATGTTCTTGTTATGTTGCCATTCTTGCTAGACCAAGGGTTGTATGCAAGAGTGATGGAAGAGAAGAAAGTGGGGATTGAGATACCAAGGAAGGAGGAAGATGGGTCCTTTACAAGGAGCTCAGTGGCCAAGGCATTGAGATTAGCTATGGTGGATGAAGAAGGAAGTGCTTACAGGAAGAATGCTAAAGATATGGGCAACAAGTTCAGTAATAAAGATGTTAATAACCATTATATTGTAGACTTCATTGCTTCCCTTCACAATCACAAGTTTGTATAG
- the LOC112714890 gene encoding soyasaponin III rhamnosyltransferase, producing MIATHTKNRKGHTHTNMDSSAAIPCNGNGNGKSDRPLHVAMLPWLAMGHIYPYFELAKIVAQKGHSVTFINSPKNIDRMPKPPKTLEPLIKLVKLPLPQVENLPEGAESTMDIPSNMVSKLKQAYVGLQGPVEDLLKRSKPDWILYDFAAGWLPPIAKRLNIPCAHYNITPAWNKGFFDPPKHVQDKNKSLESMCSPPTWLPFKTTMHFKMFEIIRAVMSARDEKTGEIDKFDLHKAYSGCDLFLLRTSRELEGEWLDYIADKYNVPVVPVGLLPPSMQITDQEKEENNPDWVQIKEWLDSQRSSSVVYIGFGSELKLSQEDLTELAYGIELSGLPFFWALKNLKEGSLELPKGFEDRTKDRGVVWKTWAPQLKILAHGAIGGCMSHCGSGSVIEKIHYGHVLVTLPYLLDQALFSRALVEKKVAIEVPRNEQDGSFTRESVAKTLKLAIVDEEGKSFRENAKEMGKIFSSKEIHDHYIEDFIAVLQKYRKPSH from the coding sequence ATGATAGCAACCCACACAAAAAACAGAAAAGGACACACACACACAAATATGGATTCAAGTGCAGCAATTCCATGCAATGGCAATGGCAATGGCAAAAGCGATAGGCCTCTTCACGTTGCCATGCTTCCATGGCTTGCCATGGGACACATATACCCATATTTCGAGTTGGCTAAGATTGTTGCTCAAAAGGGTCACTCTGTAACCTTCATAAACAGCCCAAAAAACATTGATCGCATGCCAAAACCACCTAAGACCTTAGAACCATTGATCAAGCTTGTCAAACTTCCACTACCACAAGTAGAGAATCTTCCAGAAGGTGCAGAGAGCACCATGGACATTCCCAGCAACATGGTATCCAAACTCAAGCAAGCCTATGTAGGCCTCCAAGGGCCTGTTGAagacttgctcaaacgttcaaaGCCTGATTGGATTTTGTATGACTTCGCCGCCGGGTGGCTGCCGCCGATCGCCAAGAGACTTAACATTCCATGTGCTCATTACAACATCACTCCAGCTTGGAACAAAGGTTTCTTTGATCCTCCAAAGCATGTGCAGGATAAGAATAAGTCTCTTGAAAGCATGTGTAGCCCTCCAACATGGCTTCCTTTCAAAACAACCATGCATTTCAAGATGTTCGAGATCATAAGAGCCGTTATGTCTGCCAGGGATGAAAAGACAGGGGAAATTGACAAGTTTGATCTCCACAAAGCTTATTCCGGTTGCGACTTGTTCCTCCTCAGAACATCAAGAGAGCTTGAAGGAGAGTGGTTGGACTATATTGCTGATAAGTACAATGTTCCTGTGGTTCCGGTTGGATTGCTCCCTCCCTCCATGCAGATAACAGACCAAGAGAAGGAAGAAAACAATCCTGACTGGGTGCAAATCAAGGAATGGTTAGATTCTCAAAGATCATCATCTGTTGTTTACATTGGATTTGGTAGCGAGTTGAAGCTGAGCCAGGAGGATCTCACTGAGCTGGCTTATGGCATTGAGCTTTCTGGTTTGCCATTCTTTTGGGCTCTCAAGAACCTCAAAGAAGGTTCACTTGAGTTGCCCAAAGGTTTTGAGGACAGAACCAAGGATCGTGGTGTTGTTTGGAAAACATGGGCTCCTCAGCTTAAGATCTTGGCTCATGGAGCAATTGGTGGATGCATGAGTCACTGTGGTTCAGGTTCTGTGATTGAGAAGATTCATTATGGGCATGTTCTTGTGACTCTGCCATATTTGCTAGACCAAGCTCTGTTCTCAAGAGCGCTAGTGGAAAAGAAGGTGGCGATCGAGGTGCCTAGAAACGAGCAAGACGGTTCATTCACAAGGGAGTCAGTGGCCAAGACATTGAAATTGGCAATAGTGGATGAGGAAGGCAAGAGTTTCAGGGAGAATGCTAAAGAGATGGGGAAAATTTTCAGCTCCAAGGAGATTCATGATCACTACATTGAAGATTTCATTGCAGTTCTTCAAAAGTACAGAAAACCTTCCCATTGA
- the LOC112714893 gene encoding syntaxin-related protein KNOLLE, which yields MNDLMTKSFTSYVDLKKAAMKDELDLEAGQGVELSSSTTHMDTDMGLFLEEAEKVKTEMASLREILERLQQANEEGKSLHKPDALKSLRTRINSDIVTLLKKARAIRAHLEDMDKANSANRRLSGLKDGTTTAIYRTRIAVTNGLRKKLKELMMEFQGLRQRMMTEYKETVGRRYFTVTGEYPDEEVIEKIISNGEEEEFLGKAIGEHGRGKVMETVVEIQDRHDAAKEIEKSLLELHQVFLDMAVMVEAQGEKMDDIEHHVIHASHYVKDANKELVSAKKYQRNSRKWLCIGIIILLILILVIVIPIATSFSSS from the coding sequence ATGAACGACCTAATGACTAAGTCATTCACGAGCTACGTGGATCTGAAGAAAGCGGCAATGAAAGACGAATTGGACTTGGAAGCAGGGCAGGGAGTGGAGCTGAGCTCTTCCACCACTCACATGGACACGGACATGGGCCTGTTCTTGGAGGAAGCCGAGAAGGTGAAGACCGAGATGGCGAGCCTCCGCGAGATACTGGAGAGGCTCCAACAGGCCAACGAAGAGGGCAAATCACTCCACAAGCCCGACGCTCTGAAATCTCTAAGGACAAGAATCAATTCCGACATTGTCACGCTTTTGAAGAAGGCCCGGGCCATTCGAGCCCATCTGGAAGACATGGACAAAGCCAACTCCGCAAACAGGAGGCTCTCAGGACTCAAGGACGGGACCACAACCGCCATCTACCGCACTCGGATCGCGGTGACGAACGGGCTCCGGAAGAAGCTGAAGGAGCTGATGATGGAGTTCCAGGGGCTGAGGCAGAGGATGATGACAGAGTACAAGGAGACTGTTGGAAGAAGGTACTTCACGGTGACCGGTGAGTACCCGGACGAAGAGGTGATCGAGAAGATCATTTCGAATGGCGAAGAAGAGGAGTTCTTGGGGAAGGCGATTGGGGAGCATGGGAGGGGGAAAGTGATGGAAACGGTGGTTGAGATTCAGGACAGGCACGATGCGGCGAAAGAGATCGAGAAGAGCTTGCTTGAGTTGCATCAGGTGTTCTTGGACATGGCGGTTATGGTGGAGGCTCAAGGGGAGAAGATGGATGACATTGAGCACCACGTGATCCACGCTTCTCACTACGTTAAGGATGCTAACAAAGAACTTGTGAGCGCTAAAAAGTACCAGAGGAACAGTAGGAAGTGGCTCTGCATTGGGATCATCATTCTTCTCATCCTCATCCTTGTTATTGTCATTCCCATCGCCACCAGTTTCAGTAGCTCTTGA